From a region of the Brachionichthys hirsutus isolate HB-005 chromosome 9, CSIRO-AGI_Bhir_v1, whole genome shotgun sequence genome:
- the LOC137899029 gene encoding flavin-containing monooxygenase 5-like codes for MTRRVAVVGGGGSGLACIKCCLDEGLEPVCYESSDDIGGLWRFKENPEPDRASIYHSVIINTSKEMMCFSDFPIPGHFPNYMHNSLIIDYFRMYAENFQLTRHIRFNTKVLQVKQRSDFSHSGQWDVETENKDGKKEKHIFDAVMICIGHHCNPNMPLQDFPGIDTFKGKYFHSRDYKTPEEWRDKKAVVIGIGNSGGDISVELSRVTKQVYLSTRRGAWIVNRVGDNGLPFDLLFDRVVNFASLILPFGVFCGLGERQINQRFDHALYNLKPKHRLFSQHPTVNDDLPNRILSGTIQVKPNIHRFQGSSVEFEDGSVVEDVDLVVFATGYSFSYPFLASHVVSVSENKASLYKYVFPPELAHPTLAIIGLVQPLGAIMPVSEMQARWATRVFKGCLKLPPMSSMLKDIQCKKQTMAERYVTSRRHTIQVDYVSYMDEIAELVGVQPNISRLLLTDPRLGLKVMLGPCTPYQYRLRGPGKWAGARQAILTQLERVAQPMQTRPSDEPKPKRSFMRPLVLMLAALGLAAYLNKNQLLVFLQDPATLLDKIKAYLPVQP; via the exons ATGACGCGCCGCGTCGCTGTGGTTGGAGGAGGGGGTTCAGGGCTGGCCTGCATCAAATGCTGCCTGGACGAGGGGCTGGAGCCCGTCTGCTATGAGAGCAGCGATGACATCGGAGGTCTGTGGAGGTTTAAG GAGAATCCAGAGCCAGATAGAGCCAGCATCTACCACTCTGTCATCATCAATACATCCAAGGAGATGATGTGTTTCAGCGACTTTCCCATTCCTGGACACTTTCCCAACTACATGCACAACTCCCTCATCATAGACTACTTTAGAATGTATGCTGAGAACTTCCAGCTCACCAGGCACATACGCTTCAAC ACAAAAGTCTTGCAGGTGAAGCAGAGATCAGATTTTTCTCATTCAGGCCAGTGGGATGTTGAGACAGAGAACAAGGATGgcaaaaaggagaaacacatttttgatgCTGTGATGATCTGCATTGGACATCACTGCAACCCCAACATGCCACTGCAAGACTTCCCAG gcATCGACACGTTCAAGGGAAAGTACTTCCACAGCCGAGACTATAAGACTCCTGAGGAGTGGAGGGACAAAAAGGCTGTAGTGATTGGAATAGGGAACTCTGGAGGAGACATTTCAGTGGAGCTGAGCAGAGTCACCAAGCAG GTGTACCTGAGTACTCGACGGGGAGCCTGGATTGTGAACCGAGTAGGAGACAATGGGTTGCCCTTTGATTTGCTTTTTGACAGGGTGGTGAATTTTGCCAGCCTTATACTTCCCTTTGGTGTTTTCTGTGGGCTTGGGGAGCGGCAAATCAACCAAAGATTTGATCATGCTCTGTACAATCTTAAACCAAAGCACAG GTTGTTCAGCCAACACCCAACTGTTAATGACGATCTTCCCAACCGTATCCTATCTGGAACAATTCAGGTCAAACCAAACATTCACAGATTTCAGGGGTCCAGTGTGGAGTTTGAGGATGGAAGTGTGGTGGAGGATGTCGACCTGGTG GTGTTTGCTACAGGTTATTCATTTTCCTATCCGTTTCTGGCCTCACATGTGGTTTCAGTGTCTGAGAACAAAGCCTCCCTGTACAAGTACGTGTTTCCTCCGGAGTTGGCCCACCCCACTCTGGCCATCATTGGTCTTGTGCAGCCTCTGGGGGCCATTATGCCTGTCTCTGAGATGCAGGCCAGATGGGCCACAAGAGTCTTTAAGG GCTGCCTCAAGCTTCCCCCCATGAGTTCGATGCTAAAAGATATCCAGTGCAAGAAGCAGACGATGGCTGAAAG GTACGTCACCAGTCGGAGACACACCATCCAAGTCGACTATGTCAGCTACATGGACGAGATAGCAGAGCTGGTCGGGGTTCAACCCAACATCTCTCGGCTGCTGCTGACTGATCCGAGGTTAGGGCTGAAGGTGATGCTTGGTCCCTGCACACCGTACCAGTATCGTCTCAGAGGACCAGGAAAGTGGGCTGGTGCCCGTCAGGCCATCCTCACTCAGCTGGAGAGAGTGGCTCAACCAATGCAGACTCGGCCCAGTGACGAACCCAAACCCAAGAGGTCATTCATGCGCCCTCTGGTCCTGATGCTTGCTGCTCTGGGATTGGCTGCCTACTTGAACAAGAACCAACTTCTTGTTTTTCTCCAAGATCCCGCTACACTGTTGGATAAGATAAAAGCGTACCTCCCAGTGCAGCCATAA